In one window of Bos taurus isolate L1 Dominette 01449 registration number 42190680 breed Hereford chromosome 15, ARS-UCD2.0, whole genome shotgun sequence DNA:
- the PAAF1 gene encoding proteasomal ATPase-associated factor 1 yields MAAPLRIQSDWAQALRKDEGEAWLSCHPPGKPTLYGSLTCQGIGLDGIPEVTASEGFIVNEINKKSIHVSCPKENVSSKFLAPYTTFSRIHTKSITCLDISSGGGLGVSSSADGSMKIWQASNGELRRVLEGHVFDVNCCRFFPSGLVVLSGGMDAQLKIWSAEDASCVVTFKGHKGGILDTAIVDRGKNVVSGSRDGTARLWDCGRSACLGVIADCGSSINGVAVGAADNSINLGSPEQMPSEREVGTESKMLLLAREDKKLQCLGLQSRQPLFLFIGSDAFNCCTFLSGFLLLAGTQDGNIYQLDVRNPRTPVQVIHRSGAPVMSLLSFRDGFIASQGDGSCFIVQQDLDYVIELTGADCDPVYKVATWEKQIYTCCRDGLVRRYQLSDL; encoded by the exons ATGGCGGCACCTTTGAGGATTCAGAGCGACTGGGCCCAGGCTCTCAG GAAGGACGAAGGGGAGGCCTGGCTGAGCTGTCACCCCCCAG GGAAACCAACTTTGTATGGCAGCCTGACTTGTCAAGGAATTGGCCTTGATGGCATCCCAGAGGTTACAGCTTCTGAAGGATTTATTGTGAATGAAATAAATAAG AAAAGCATTCATGTTTCATGTCCAAAGGAAAATGTATCTTCAAAGTTTCTGGCACCATATACTACTTTTTCCAGAATTCATACAAAGAGT ATAACATGCCTGGACATTTCCAGCGGAGGAGGCCTTGGTGTGTCATCTAGCGCTGATGGGAGCATGAAGATCTGGCAGGCTTCCAATGGAGAGCTCAGA agaGTATTGGAAGGACATGTGTTTGATGTGAATTGTTGCAGGTTTTTCCCATCAGGCCTTGTGGTTCTGAGTGGGGGAATGGATGCCCAGCTGAAGATATGGTCAGCTGAAGATGCTAGCTGTGTGGTGACCTTCAAAGGTCACAAAGGAG gtATCCTGGATACAGCCATTGTTGATCGGGGGAAAAATGTGGTATCTGGTTCTCGCGATGGGACAGCACGACTTTGGGATTGTGGGCGCTCAGCCTGCCTGGGAGTCATTGCAGACTGTGGTTCTTCCATCAATGGAGTGGCTGTGGGTGCTGCTGACAACTCGATAAACCTCGGCTCCCCTGAGCAGATGCCCA GTGAACGAGAGGTTGGAACAGAGTCGAAAATGCTGCTGTTGGCCCGAGAAGATAAGAAACTTCAGTGCTTGGGACTGCAGAGCAGGCAGCCG CTGTTCCTCTTTATTGGCTCAGATGCCTTCAACTGCTGTActtttctctctggcttcttGCTATTGGCTGGGACACAGGATGGAAACATTTATCAGCTGGATGTAAGGAATCCAAG GACTCCAGTACAAGTCATCCACAGATCAGGAGCACCAGTTATGTCTCTGCTGAGTTTCAGAGATGGATTCATTGCTAGCCAAG gTGATGGAAGCTGTTTCATTGTCCAGCAAGACTTAGACTATGTGATTGAGCTCACTGGGGCTGACTGTGACCCTGTGTACAAG GTGGCCACATGGGAGAAGCAGATCTACACATGTTGTCGAGATGGTCTTGTGCGACGCTATCAGCTCTCAGACCTCTGA
- the PAAF1 gene encoding proteasomal ATPase-associated factor 1 isoform X1 has protein sequence MAAPLRIQSDWAQALRKDEGEAWLSCHPPGKPTLYGSLTCQGIGLDGIPEVTASEGFIVNEINKALPTSLLIIAEYLLGQTKSIHVSCPKENVSSKFLAPYTTFSRIHTKSITCLDISSGGGLGVSSSADGSMKIWQASNGELRRVLEGHVFDVNCCRFFPSGLVVLSGGMDAQLKIWSAEDASCVVTFKGHKGGILDTAIVDRGKNVVSGSRDGTARLWDCGRSACLGVIADCGSSINGVAVGAADNSINLGSPEQMPSEREVGTESKMLLLAREDKKLQCLGLQSRQPLFLFIGSDAFNCCTFLSGFLLLAGTQDGNIYQLDVRNPRTPVQVIHRSGAPVMSLLSFRDGFIASQGDGSCFIVQQDLDYVIELTGADCDPVYKVATWEKQIYTCCRDGLVRRYQLSDL, from the exons ATGGCGGCACCTTTGAGGATTCAGAGCGACTGGGCCCAGGCTCTCAG GAAGGACGAAGGGGAGGCCTGGCTGAGCTGTCACCCCCCAG GGAAACCAACTTTGTATGGCAGCCTGACTTGTCAAGGAATTGGCCTTGATGGCATCCCAGAGGTTACAGCTTCTGAAGGATTTATTGTGAATGAAATAAATAAG GCCCTTCCAACGTCATTGCTAATTATTGCTGAATACCTGCTGGGTCAGACA AAAAGCATTCATGTTTCATGTCCAAAGGAAAATGTATCTTCAAAGTTTCTGGCACCATATACTACTTTTTCCAGAATTCATACAAAGAGT ATAACATGCCTGGACATTTCCAGCGGAGGAGGCCTTGGTGTGTCATCTAGCGCTGATGGGAGCATGAAGATCTGGCAGGCTTCCAATGGAGAGCTCAGA agaGTATTGGAAGGACATGTGTTTGATGTGAATTGTTGCAGGTTTTTCCCATCAGGCCTTGTGGTTCTGAGTGGGGGAATGGATGCCCAGCTGAAGATATGGTCAGCTGAAGATGCTAGCTGTGTGGTGACCTTCAAAGGTCACAAAGGAG gtATCCTGGATACAGCCATTGTTGATCGGGGGAAAAATGTGGTATCTGGTTCTCGCGATGGGACAGCACGACTTTGGGATTGTGGGCGCTCAGCCTGCCTGGGAGTCATTGCAGACTGTGGTTCTTCCATCAATGGAGTGGCTGTGGGTGCTGCTGACAACTCGATAAACCTCGGCTCCCCTGAGCAGATGCCCA GTGAACGAGAGGTTGGAACAGAGTCGAAAATGCTGCTGTTGGCCCGAGAAGATAAGAAACTTCAGTGCTTGGGACTGCAGAGCAGGCAGCCG CTGTTCCTCTTTATTGGCTCAGATGCCTTCAACTGCTGTActtttctctctggcttcttGCTATTGGCTGGGACACAGGATGGAAACATTTATCAGCTGGATGTAAGGAATCCAAG GACTCCAGTACAAGTCATCCACAGATCAGGAGCACCAGTTATGTCTCTGCTGAGTTTCAGAGATGGATTCATTGCTAGCCAAG gTGATGGAAGCTGTTTCATTGTCCAGCAAGACTTAGACTATGTGATTGAGCTCACTGGGGCTGACTGTGACCCTGTGTACAAG GTGGCCACATGGGAGAAGCAGATCTACACATGTTGTCGAGATGGTCTTGTGCGACGCTATCAGCTCTCAGACCTCTGA
- the COA4 gene encoding coiled-coil-helix-coiled-coil-helix domain-containing protein 8: MSAQGHAWSRQVKKEDEEEDPLDQLISRSGCAASHYAVQECMAQHQDWRQCQPQVQAFRDCMSEQQARRREELQRRKEQSSTHR, encoded by the coding sequence ATGTCAGCTCAAGGCCATGCCTGGTCCCGACAGGTAAAGAAGGAGGATGAAGAAGAGGACCCGCTGGACCAGCTCATCTCCCGCTCAGGCTGTGCTGCTTCCCACTATGCAGTGCAGGAGTGCATGGCCCAGCACCAGGACTGGAGGCAGTGCCAGCCACAGGTGCAGGCCTTCCGGGACTGCATGAGTGAACAGCAGGCAAGGCGACGGGAGGAACTGCAGAGGCGGAAAGAGCAAAGCAGCACCCACCGCTGA